The nucleotide window CGCGACATGCGGCACCGCGTGCCCCGGCGTGGCTCGGGCAGGACAAGAGCTCGGGGGAACCGTGTCAGCACAGGCCGGGCCCGGTTTCGGAAGGGTTTTCTTTCACCAAGTCGCTTTGTTTTTACCAAAATGGATTTTCAGCTGtaattgcccttttttttttttttttttctcagggaaAACATCATTTTCAATTACATTTCTCTGGGTTTccattgaaaaatgaaaagcaaatgctcTTGCACGCTGGCAAAACGTGGAAAAATGTCTAGGAATATTTTTGtccaaatgaaaacagtttcagttctttttcgagatctcttttttcctgaaaagaaaccaCAGTTGCCTTCCCAGTTATTCTAGTCGGACTGGTTTCGAGACAGTCTTCCCAGTTCAGAGGCTGGAGCTGGGTTTATGGTGCTACGGGGCAGGCGGTGTGGGGCTCCCCAGCGGCCTCAAACTGGTGCCGCCACGACACTTTCCACCGCCGTTAGAAAGATGGGGCAGGAGCGGGGTGAGACCTGCCcgcagccagcccagccccgcaCAGGGATGCTGGCAGGTCTGGGGAGCGCTGGGCTGGAAAGACCCAGCCCGGTGCCCAGGGATGCTCCACGCAGGAGGTTGGGGCTGGCGGGGGCCCTCCCCGGGGTTTTGGGGCTGTAACCCAAAGCCCACATTTATGGGACAATTTGGGACCCAGGCATTGCACCGCGCTCCCCCAAGCCCTGCTCCCATCTCGGGGTCGGACACGGGTGCGGCGCGGGGGTGCCTGGGGGCTCCTCCATCAGCTTCCTTTCGTGCCGACAAGCTATCATGGTGGGGAATcgctgccccagccccgcttTTTGCAGTCGGTTTGATTTTCCTGTTCATTTGTGCCCTCCGCACAGGAAGCGGCAGCCAGGCGCTGAGGGGAGGTAACAGACGGATCCGGTGTATTCGGGGCTTTTCTGCAACCACGGCGGGGGACGAGCCTGCGCGGAGGGCTGGGATGCGGGACGCAGCTTCGCGTGGCGCCCGGCCGCAGCAAAGCACCCGCAGGGGCCTGCTCCCAGCCAAAGAAACCCTGAACTCAGGGTGCCTCCATCCCTCCAAAACACCCTTTATTTGGAggctctttctgcttctgagcCCCCCGGGCGGGTCTGAGCCTCGGAGATGGGTCGGGATGGAGGGGACTGGCGGATGCAGGATGGCCCCGCGGCGAGGAGGCTATGGCTGCAGGAGCCATTGGCTCTGCACGTACCAAAGTCCTGCCAGGCCAGAGGCAGGGGAATACAAAAATCAATGTTAAACATTATCACTGGGCTGAGATTTGGCTCGGCTTCCCAGCCCGTGACgctgccttccccctcctttgCGCTCCGGGCGTACAGCCAGGATGCCCGGGCAGGTGGGGAGTGCCAGCGCGGGCATTTCGGTGAGCGGCTGCAGGTCCCGTCTCGGTTCCGTGCCACAGGCAGGATACAGGTTTCCCTGCCTGTATGCCGGGGCTGGGTGCCCTCTTCACTGCTCCGCCGATGCTCTACCGCAGTGATGCTGCTGTAATGGTGCTTGCCCATGCAGCACCCTACGTCCCATGGGCAAAGCGCCAAGCTGAGAGTGGGTGCAAGATCCCGCGTCTCTGCCACGGCGACCGCCCTCACCCCAAAAGGCACAAAAATGTTGGTTTAAAAAGATTCGGGATCTGGCAGGAAAATCCTCCCCCGTGGGTTTGATCTGCTCCCACTGCCATTGATGGCTAAAAGCCAGCACGGAgccatgcctcagtttccccactcgTAACACAGGGGGAGCGGACATTTCTCCTGCGGCTCCACGGGAAtgggacagcagggacagatTCTGCCTTCGGCCCCAGCAGGCAGCCCAGGGTGGGAACTACAGAGCTCCTTCTTAACCCCAAAACAGCCGGAGGTTTGGGCTCAACCCCAAGGCAGCTCTTGGGGAGCAGCAGCCGGGAGGCTTCAGCTCCGCTTAGGCGGGAGGGAgccgggagctgctggggagggagaagaaacgGACCCAGTGCTGACAGCCAGCAAGAGGGTGTTTGCTGGTGCGGTCATGTGGCTCCCGCCACATATTTACACACCGGAGCAAGCCAGCCCCGGTGACAAACACGGTGCCACTTGGGTAAACACAGCCCCTCCGAGGAGATGCATCCACGGCCACTGTAGGAAGAGacccaagaaacaaaaaaaggcaaaaaagaagaaaaaaatggggaaaaaggcgaaaaaagcaaaaaaaaaaggaaaaaaggaaaaaaaaaaagccaagcaattgccttaaaaaaatattttttcccctcgcTTGCTGCAAAGTGGGCTGGGAGAAACGCTAGGAGCTGAACgccctgttttctgtgcttcctattaaaaaaaaagcaacaaccaCCAGCCCAAAGCGGGGATACAAAGTCCACTTGTCACCCGCCGGTTGCACCCTCCCACCCTGCGGCGGCAGCTGGGTGCTCGCGCGGGACTGCCGGCACACAATAGCGGCTGTTGTTGCCGGAGCCGGGAGCTGGCTGGGTTTCAGGGCCGGGCAGAGCATGTGCCGGCGGCCGAGGACTGGCGTCACTGGTGTTAACTCTCCAGGCCCTGCTCCGAGCCCCCCATGTGCAAAACAGGGAGGGAACCGGCCGCCGAATCCCCCCTCCCTGGCATGGTTGCGggttggggaaactgaggcacaggtgCCTTCGCCTGGGCAAGGTGTCAAAGCGGACGGGCTCGACCCTCCGCAGCCTGTGAACACGTCGCCCCCAGCCCGTCCTCCTGCAATAATTTCGGGTCTACGAGCCCAGTCTAGACCAGGACAGCGAAACATCATCCCCCCCCACCGTGCCCCTTCCCCACGACTATCCAAGCCCCCCGCCCTCTGCCCCGCAGAGAGGCGCCTGGCCCCCGGCAACGCGCTCGCTGACGCCATGTGGCCGAACGGCACCCGCTGCGCGACGGGGTGCCGCCAAAATGCACCGCGGTCGGCGCTTCCCCTGGGGCGATGCCCGCAAGTCGGGGGGACCGTcacggcagcccccccccccccccccaggcaggcagcacccaCGTGTCCCCCGGGTGCCACCGCATCGCCCGGAGAGCCTCCGGCAGGTAGCACAGCGTCCCTCGGTGCCGGCTCCACGTGCCCGGGCTGGTCGACACCCGGGATGCCGGCCGGCCCGCAGGCCGGGACACCGCGGCGCGGGTGCTACGCCGGCACCCGGTGCCCCCTGCCACCACCCCGACCTCCCGCTCGCTCCCCGGGGATGCTGCAGAGGGGGGCGACCCTGGCAAAACACCGCAGCCGGCCAGGCCGGCGCTCTCCCATCCGGCGGTGCGGCTTGACGCCCTGCGCCGAACGCTCTGGGCAGCGTGCCCCTCGCCGAGCCCCGGGTCCGGCGAGCGCAGCTGCAGGCGGTGCTGCCGCCTCCGCGCCCGGCGAGCACGGCCCCAGCGCCAGCGGCTCACACAACTGCCGCAAccacaaaagccattttttcctCCCCGCTCGGCCGAGCTGCCCGGTCCcgctaataaaaaaaataataaggacATGGAAAATTCTATAATATCCCTTTCCAGCTTCTTGGATTTGGCTTTCGCTAATTCAAAGCAGACcccggaggggggcggggggagtcAAATCAAACCAGAATCACGGCACGGAAAGccagttttcacaaaaaaacccaagccagcAACCCCAACATTTGaatgcagcagggaagaaaaaaaaagtttaatgtgTGCTTAAAAACAAACGAGCAGTGGTATCATTTTTAATTAGGAGCCTATTTTCAAAGCCCTTATTACTTACAGTACGCTCAGCATCCGAGTAATTTTCCTCTCTCGTAAAATcgtggcaggggaagggggaaagcgAGCCCTTTGTGCGGCCGGAGAGCTTTGCGAGGCGAATATTCATGCCAATTTGTCTGCAGTAATTGGTTTAGCTATAGACGTAGGCTGGCAATTGATTATGTGAGTTGCTAAACTTTTCCCGGAGAAGGGACCCTTCGCCCGATATTACTTTTGCACATGCCTCCGGTTCGCATTGCTTCAGGACGCGTCTCTGTGCACCGGCACAACTGGAAGCTCGTTCTGGAAAACTAATATAATTCTTTGCCGTTCCCTTCAAACTTTCTTCTTGCAAATTCCAGCCCAGTTTTCTCCTCTGGCAAACAAAACCCTCGGAGAAACCATTTCCTACTGTGGCAAACGCCATGTCCAAAGGGCCGCTGGAGTGGCCGGGGCCGGCGCTGGGCTCCCGCCGCAGCGTGGCGGGCACGAGGAGCGAACCCCCGTACCCCGGGCCCGGTGTCAAACCGGAGCAACTGGGCGATGGCGATTTTCCATGGCTGCCGCCAGGGCGTTTGGCCCCCAGTATTGCTCCGGAGCCCCGGTCCCCGTTATTATGTGCGCCGAGAGAACGGGGGCTCGGGGCCGGGCACGGCCTCCCCGCTgcggcgaggcggcggcgccGGAGCCGGCGGTGGGAGCAGGTAGCTCGTTACCTCCCCGCgcttctgtttgctttggcaACTGATTAAAATTCCACCATGATTCCTCCCCCTCCCGCTCGGGCTCCAAAATGCCATCACCGGCTCCTTTTGTCCTCTCCGGGCCCTGGCAGCTCCCGGGGactgaaccccccccccccccaggggacAGGGGTGCCAGCGGGGTACGGGGGGTGCAGAGCCCCGACGTGCTCACCACACCCGCTGCCAGCCACTTTCACTTTCCGCTCCCCAAATCCGGTGCGAGGCTTCCCTGctcctccgcccccccccccccccagcaaagcTAGACTTGGGGGGATttttgtccccccccccccccaccctcggGTGGCGCTCCCGTTGGCACGGGGGTGTTTTGGGGGCCCCTCCCCGGCATcggggtgctgctgggtgcaGCGCAGCGACGGCACCTGCCCGCGGCGTGCCGGCGCGGAGCCACACCGCCGTGCCGAGGAAGCCGTTGGGGTCATGGCACCGAGATGCTCCCGCTCCCAAAGCCGAGCTTTCCCCTGCTGCCGGGGCCAAGGGGCGTCCGCAGCAGTTTGGTGGCTCTGCCGAGCGGCGCAGGGACGATGGCAGgagcccctgcctgcccgctccatctgcagggaggggaaaaaaagcaaatgtggaTGCGCACACACCAAACAAAGAGATGGGGCCGTATTTCTCCCCATTCCTCCCACTCCAGAAATTTCCCCAAATTCCCCAACAGACATGACAAAGCAGCCCTAGGAGAGTGGCCGcacttgatttatttctttctgcgaaaaagaaaaaaaaaaaaaaaaaaaaaaatcaagtgagGAAACATTTCCTGGTTGCATTTGGggtttggttgttggttttttttttaacgagTGAAATTTCGGCATTTGCAAGAGTTCCCAGCGCCTCCATCCACACGTGTCTGCAAAAACCCCGACGGGGCTTTGCCCTGCCCGAGCCCCTGGCTCGGGGAGGGCAGCGGCACCGCGGGTGGATTTGAAGTTGTTTGGCAGCGGCGAGGCTGGCACACACGGGGAAAAGGCAAAACTCCCTCTCTTTTGATGTAAAGAAACAAGTTTTAGGGTCAGTTCGCGGGAGATTGGCCCCGGTGAGGTTGGGCTTCCCGATGCAAAGCGGCGCAGAAGCTGGGGAAAGGGTTGCAAAGGGGCTTTCTCACCGGCCGAGGCTCTTCGAGAGCTGGTTTTCAACAAATCCGGGGGGAAGAGGTGATGTTTgagctgatggaaaaaatacagaagggggaaaaaaattggggatttatatttattttttttacatctaaCCTGCAgccaaaaacaacaaaaagagccACAGGAAAAATCCTAAGAAACCTTGAAATTCCTGCAGAATAATTCACTGAAATCTGCTAgcaatttttaaactgaaatccCCCCCCTTGTCAGCAACAATTTCACCAGCTAAAAACCTGCtttataaagaaagagaaaagaaaaaaaaatcttttttcattgcACGTTTTGGCTTTGAATTGAGCCGGGCCAGACCTCTGCCTGTTTGGGACCCAGGCCAAGAGCCATATGCAggaataaagtaaataaattctgGTCAAAACCAGAATATTCTCcttaaaagttactttaaaagcaaaggcagcaacAAAACTGTCCCAACGTgggttattttcctttctctccctctttccgGCAAGGGACACGGCTCAGCGGTGCTGGCAGTCCCAAACGCTGCACCCAGCAGAATGGGACCTttgaaaaaaccctgcaaaaaaaTGCTAGAAATGAGCCCGAGAAAAAGGCTAATGAGGCTGGGAGAGATTTTCCCGTGGCGATGGGGGGGTTACCGAGCCCTGCGCTGCTCCACGGGTATCTGCACCCCCTTGGCTGAGCCCAAAAGTTGGCATCGAGGTGTCTTAGCAGCACAAATCAACCATGAAATGCCCTTTAGAAATAAATCCAGCTTTGAGGAGGGGGCAAGCACGGCTGTCTCGGCCGCCGGGGCCGTGCCAGGGGCTCGGGTagcggccggccggccggtGCCGTTTGGGTTGGTACCGGGCTGGGGTTTTTGCCTACGGGTTCCTGGCCCGGTGGGGGCCACGGGGCAGTTGGGGAACAGCCTGAGCCTGCCGGCGTGGGATTTCACCAGCTTCTTGCAGCAGCAAatttgggagggggggagcaAATTTCCACTTGTTCCCAGCACTGATTTTATAGTCGGGTGGTCAGGAGCCTGCAAACGGGCTGGGATATAAACCCGAGGAATGAAACAAAGGGCCTGATCCAGCTCTCCGTCTCCATGCCAAAAAATAGGAGTAACTCAGCTTCAACCCCCCGAGTTCAATCCTCGCAAAAACCCATTAGGAGAAACAGAACCGGACCCCAAatcccccctccctttttttttttttttttatttgaggcAGCAGGAATGACCtacacaagaaaattaaattgggTTTGGATTTCTCCCCCCTCGGAATGCTGTTTACAGGCAGcctggagacaaaaaaaaaaaaaaaaaaaaggattattgtatttttagtgtttttctgCCTGGGGTTTACACTGGGAATTGGGGTTGAGGCTGGGGTGGCTGCAGGGAactggggctggctgggacGAGCAGGATGGACTGGCAGCGGGGTCCGGCAGCGGCTCCCCAGCCCCGTGGCCAGCgcagcctgcctgcacccccgGGCCTGAGTAAACCCCCCCTGCAGCAGGGTTGTCAGGATCAGGGCCGCGGCCGGCCAGGATGCCTTTTGCTCTGCCTCCGGCCCCAACAGCGGCAGGGTACAGGTGCCACTTGCCGCACCGAGATGATTTGAAGCCTGGGTCATCGCTATTACGGTTTGTGCAGGATCGGTCCCCGGGCCCCTCGCTGAGATAGGAGAAATGGGATTAATTCGAGGGGACGCAAACGCGTGCCCGTCGACCGTTGGAAACCCACGAGGGTGTCTCAGAGACGAGGCCGGTAGCCCTTCAGCCCCAGCTTTGAATCATCCAGGAAATACTTGAAGAGCATTGCAAAAATTAGTAAGGCAGAAcccccttccccaccatccCGCGTCCCAGGCCCTCgcagaagtgaaaataaaaaacccaaccctgctttcctcctcccccccccgccaccatCCCATCAGCCCCCTTTATTCCTTCTCGCCCGCTCGGCGCTGGGCTCGGCAGCCTGGCACCGCCAGCCTGGCACCGCCGGGCAATCTCCCATGGCACCGAGATTGAAGCCGAACATCCGCGTCCTCCCCAAAACGCGAGGAGCCGGGAGAGCCGAGGAATCGCCGCAGCAAAATAAAGcgctggcaggagggaggggagctgcCAAGCGGGCACCAACGGCAGCCTTGGAAGCGGTTAAAAATTGGCAAATTCTTCCCCGGGTTTATTTTTGCGCCGTATCTCACCCGGTGtcaggcagaaaatgaaaactgtattcTGCGAGCAAAGTTACCGCTGAGTTTACATTCCTCAAGGCTTATGGAGCTGGGACGAGGCGAGTGAACTGCTCATTTCAGCCAGGAGCCTTTTTTTCGGCTTTAAAACAGggaagtggcttttttttggggggagcagatggtgattaaaaaaaacaaaaaagttccAGAGCTTGTaaatataaagaatttttttttttttgatagaaaGCTGGAACAAAATTAGATCTCATTTCCATAAGGCCGATCGCTGTACTTCGGTGCCTGACAAACAACTTGAACGGCAGTAAAATATACCCTGTGAATGCACAAATTATGCCGTGTAACGTCCAGTATTTTGGTATGTGCACGGTGGGTTTAGCAGGCAAAGGGGATACAGGGATGGATAAAATAAACCTCTAGTGTATACAAAATCCCTGTTAAAATTGAGCTGATCCCTTGTAAAAATGATCAGGGCTTACCGagtcccccccaaaaaatagaaaagaaggagaaaatgacGAAATAAAAACTAGGGGAATGTCAGGGAAgcttcctttaattttatttttaaaatatataataaattatttagcaTATTATTTATCACGCTGAAATCATTTGAGCACAAGACAGACGGAGATTATGTTCCTGTTTGTTCAAGACTACGGAGTGTGCCTAAAAATACAGACATACAGTGCACGCTTCGCCCCTTAATAAActcgaaaaaaaaaaatctaatttttgtTGCCTTCCTATAGAAAAATATGGTTATTTGGAAGGATTAAAAGATTAAAGGATTACTCGATAACAAGGGTTAAAAATACAGGTCCAGACACAAAAGGGGTCGATTGAAATGAAGGGAAACGCTCTCCCCAAAGCGCCCTGCTCCTCTCCCGGACCAAACCCGGCTCCCCCGGTCGCTGCCAACTTTCCGAGTGGGACCGGGCGGGGGGGCaaacccccagccccccccccccccccgccccactgCACCGGCTGTAAAGCGGCCTGTGGCTTTAAGAGagacccgggggggggggatcctgGGGGGGGCACAAAGAGTATGGGGGGGTGAGGGTGCTGAGGGGGCACAAGGGGAATGGggggggcagggatggggcaccctggaggggatggggggggcggggatgGAGGATgttcggggggggggagcccggAGTCTGGGGGGGGGCGCGGATGGGGGTGTCCCCGCGGCAGGGGTGGGGGTGTCTGCAGGCCGGGGATGGGGGTGACGGGGGAATGTCCGTTGAACGGGGCGGGGGAGAATGTCCGTGGGGCCGGGGGGTGTGCgttgggccccccccccgggtggcCGTGGGCCGGGGATGGGGGTGAGCAGCGGGTCTccgcggagcggggccgggggtgtgcgggaccggggggggggggggggcgaagcCGGGGGATGCCCGtgggcgggggccggggctaCACGCCGTGGCGCCCGGTGCaggggcgggcggccgggcccggcgctgcccgcggCTCCTCCCCGCTCTGCGGTAGCTCCGCACCGGGGCCGCGCCCcccccatccatccatccctcccttcctcctccctctccccccccccccccccacgccgggcagggccgggggggcgGCCCCGCGCCTCCCTCCGCAGCCAgccggccccgggggggccGCGCCGCAGCCCCCGCCACCTACCAGCACCATCCGGGGGCCGCCGTTGCGCTGCCGGCCGAGCGGGGCCggagccttcctcctcctcctcctcctcctcctcctccctccccgcccccgcaCCGGGAGCGTCCCCTCCGCAGCGCCGCCGGTGCCCCGGgcgaggggaggaggcagaggaggaggaggaggaggaggaggaggaggcggaggcggcgcggcgggaggaggcggcggcgatGGGGCCGGGGCGCTGCGGGCTGCGAGGAGGAGCCGTGCCCGGCCGGAGTTGGGCttcgctggggggggggcggggggggatgccagctttgcttttccataGGCGCAGCCCGGCCCTCAGCCGGCCCTCGGcccgggtttttttttttttgtttttttttttgtttttttggtgtgttgttttttttttttaatttttaaaaaataggggttttttttttttttttttcccctgccttccaAAAATaacccccgcccccccccacatacacacaccccccccagccccgccaccCCCGCGGCGCACGAGGCCGGGCTGGGCGCGGGCAccgcgctccccgccgccgccgccgccgccgccgcctcccgcagCCGCCCCGTAACCTCGCCGCCGGCGGGCGCCGGCCCGGCCCATGGCCCGCGGCGCGGAgcccggcccagcccggcccccgAGGCGCTGAGGCCGGAGCATGGCCCCCGGGAGCCAGACGGAGCCGGGGAGAGGGTGACCGCCCGCCGAGGACACGTTGCCGGtggccttgggggggggggggggcttttattattaattattggGGGTTTTcggttttttaattcttttgggGGGCACcgtttttttcctcctccttcgGCTCGGTGGAAAACACACGTTTTAGAACAAAATACCAAAAAGCCCAccctctttgctttgcttttcgCAGCAACTTGGAAGCCCGTTAATTGCACTTGGCTATGGTAGGTCCCACgacactttcattttctcttctactttcctcttcccccccccccctcctcctccccttccaccCGTGTGCGTGTGTTTGCgtgtaccccccccccccaccagcagaAGTtggctgccggggggggggcggcggggccggggtgcTGCCGGCAGCGGAGTTTAATAGggtgcccggggcgggggggggggggggggtagggagggtggcgggggcgggaggggagggggtgccggggtgGCGGAGGGAAGTTGCCGCCGtctctcctccccctgcccaccccctccccgcggtataagggggggggggggcggaggcgGGAGCCGCCCGGCGGGGAGGTCGCGGCGCGGGGGGAGCCTCCGCAGCCCGCGGAGGGTTGGATGGAGCTGAAAATGGCCGCTAAAAAAAGGGGCGGAGAGGCTGGCAGCCGCACCGACTTGAACTTGGAAGTGACGCCCGGGAGGGTCGCGCTCAAGTCCGCGCCGCGCTgcgcggggccgccccgggggGGGTTGGtacggagggggggggggggtgtcaaaaaaaaaaaaaaaaaaaaaagccaccgTCCTCGatgcaagaataaaaacaaCCCCCGTTTCCTCGCCGTGCTGGGCTGCTCCTGCTTTCGCCTCCTGCCAggccacgggggggggggggggggggggaagcgcaGCGCCGcggctttccccccccccctccccggggtaGCGGGTCCGGTCGAGCGAAGTTTGCGCGGAGCCGCCGCATCCcgcgggagcggggctgcctCCGGGGGTGCGCTtaatgctgggggggggggggggggtaaacCCCAACGCCCCGGGCGGAGAGCGTCCTCCGGGGGCCGGCAAAAGTTGGGAGCGAAAAGCGGTGATGCGGGGGGGGGACCCTGGCAGggtggaccccccccccctctctctctccttcttgttgggggggggggagtcgaggcagggctggggccgcGGGCCCTGCCCGCGTGTCAGGCCACTGCAGGCAGCAATTCGAGAGCCCGGAGATGCGAATCTGAAGGGAGGTGCGAGCGGGGCTAAAGAAATCGCCAGCCCCGGGAGGCTGCCGCCCGCCATCCTGCAGGGCTGAAACTCACTTTCACAATTAGGAGCCGGGGattccctttgtttttctgtacgTGGCTCTCGCCCTCGCTCGCTCTCTAATTAGGTTTTATTAAAGCCTGCAGAATTGGTTGGTGGCGGTGGTGTTTCTGTAGTGAGAACTTGCGGTTTGGAGTTTGCCGGGCGCAGGGCTccgctttttc belongs to Aquila chrysaetos chrysaetos chromosome 12, bAquChr1.4, whole genome shotgun sequence and includes:
- the LOC115349094 gene encoding uncharacterized protein LOC115349094 isoform X2, producing MVLLKHHLFPPDLLKTSSRRASADGAGRQGLLPSSLRRSAEPPNCCGRPLAPAAGESSALGAGASRCHDPNGFLGTAVWLRAGTPRAGAVAALHPAAPRCRGGAPKTPPCQRERHPRVGGGGDKNPPKSSFAGGGGGRRSREASHRIWGAESESGWQRVW
- the LOC115349094 gene encoding retinoic acid-induced protein 1-like isoform X1; this translates as MEKQSWHPPPPPPQRSPTPAGHGSSSQPAAPRPHRRRLLPPRRLRLLLLLLLLLLCLLPSPGAPAALRRGRSRCGGGEGGGGGGGGGGRLRPRSAGSATAAPGWCWLPVNSIPRGEKSKPNLIFLSQTSPLPPGFVENQLSKSLGRWSGQAGAPAIVPAPLGRATKLLRTPLGPGSRGKLGFGSGSISVP